In one Fundulus heteroclitus isolate FHET01 chromosome 3, MU-UCD_Fhet_4.1, whole genome shotgun sequence genomic region, the following are encoded:
- the trhra gene encoding thyrotropin-releasing hormone receptor — protein MENLTVDDMTLENDTSAQNNQTQGVWTDYSVEYKVASVFLVSLICGVGIVGNVMVILVVLTTKHMRTPTNCYLVSLAVADLMVLTAAGLPNISEALCGQWVYGYAGCLGITYFQYLGINASSCSITAFTVERYIAICHPIKAQFMCTLSRAKKIIMLVWALTSVYCVMWLFLSDTKTTVYDNVALLTCAYKVSRNHYLPIYFTDFTVFYVLPLMLATVLYGLIARILFLNPLPSDPKSGSKKWKREASQGGRMISTSSSSSTTAASRRQVTKMLAVVVILFALLWMPYRTLVVVNSFLDKAYLDNWFLLFCRLCIYLNSAINPVIYNAMSQKFRTAFKKLCHCGPKRLEKPASYSVALTYSVIKETSNGESPDHFTTEMDELHSPCDQYLPAAILPSAKKMQYVEASLSGREVNA, from the exons ATGGAAAACCTCACGGTGGATGACATGACTCTGGAGAATGACACGTCGGCGCAGAACAACCAGACTCAGGGCGTTTGGACCGACTATTCCGTTGAATACAAAGTGGCCAGCGTGTTCCTGGTGTCGCTCATTTGCGGCGTGGGCATCGTGGGCAACGTGATGGTCATCCTGGTGGTCCTGACCACCAAGCACATGCGGACCCCCACCAACTGTTACCTGGTGAGCCTGGCGGTCGCCGACCTCATGGTGCTGACGGCCGCCGGGCTGCCCAACATCAGCGAGGCCCTGTGCGGGCAGTGGGTGTACGGCTACGCGGGCTGCCTCGGCATCACCTACTTCCAGTACCTAGGGATAAACGCGtcctcctgctccatcaccgCCTTCACCGTGGAGCGCTACATCGCCATCTGCCACCCCATCAAAGCCCAGTTCATGTGCACCTTATCCAGGGCGAAGAAGATCATCATGCTGGTGTGGGCTCTCACCTCGGTCTACTGCGTCATGTGGCTCTTTCTGTCAGACACTAAAACGACGGTGTACGACAACGTGGCGCTCCTCACCTGCGCCTACAAGGTGTCCAGGAACCACTACCTGCCCATCTACTTCACGGATTTCACCGTTTTTTACGTGCTGCCCCTCATGCTGGCCACGGTTCTGTACGGGCTCATCGCCAGGATCCTCTTCCTCAACCCGCTGCCGTCCGACCCCAAGAGCGGAAGCAAGAAGTGGAAGAGGGAGGCGAGCCAGGGCGGCAGGATGATCAGCAccagctcctccagcagcaccacGGCTGCCTCCCGCAGACAG GTGACGAAGATGCTTGCCGTGGTTGTAATCCTGTTCGCTTTACTCTGGATGCCCTACCGGACCTTAGTGGTGGTCAACTCCTTTCTAGACAAAGCCTACCTGGACAACTGGTTCCTGCTCTTCTGCCGTCTCTGCATCTACCTAAACAGTGCCATCAATCCAGTGATCTACAACGCCATGTCGCAGAAGTTCCGCACCGCCTTCAAGAAGCTGTGTCACTGTGGCCCCAAGCGCCTGGAGAAACCTGCGTCCTACAGCGTGGCGCTCACTTACAGTGTCATCAAGGAGACGTCCAACGGTGAAAGCCCAGACCATTTCACGACGGAAATGGACGAGCTGCATTCGCCGTGCGATCAGTACCTGCCTGCCGCAATTCTACCGAGTGCCAAAAAGATGCAGTACGTAGAGGCCTCGCTCTCTGGCAGAGAAGTCAATGCCTGA